One part of the Candidatus Abyssobacteria bacterium SURF_5 genome encodes these proteins:
- a CDS encoding ABC transporter ATP-binding protein: MKIEDSKSGGYALAKRTLPFVRPYRVGVLGAIFLTVLTSSMDAAEPLLMKVLFDSFAVKHLNMLLGAAGGLIALGMSRQAIGGLLSVIMWYVHMGVNVNIQKAVVERLYSLPLSFFRNENAGGIITKMNQSIAGYLAALSEITTKVLPNILYLLFSLISMCVLDWRLFLLALVFAPLPSLIGVWASTEQTQREKKLLVRWAQVYSRFYEALSGIAVVKSFAKEHEEMLNFIGRVRDTNRIVMKGVIRDNTIGSTNNLIVTFSRVLVAAVGGYMVIQGKTTVGTVVAFISYMGGLYGPVQGLTGTYQILRKASVFLKSIFGILDAPDPLKDEPDAIAISKIRGEIQFSNVSFSYNGTQPVLSDISFHVHPGETIGLIGPSGSGKTTIISLLQRFENPVSGEILVDGINVKSLRIGSLRSQIGFVLQDNILFNTTIRDNIAYGRPDASTEEIEKVAVAANAHDFIMSLPKGYDTLVGEGGKCFSMGQRQRIAIARALLKDPPIIILDEATSALDIECESLVQEALNRLMQGRTVIVIAHRLQTVVNANRIMVLREGRIVEAGSHSELITADSYYASLIKKQNGGWQQSETSPIQLDKMPVTQMPVDISVCN; the protein is encoded by the coding sequence ATGAAGATAGAAGACTCGAAAAGCGGCGGCTACGCTCTCGCGAAAAGGACGCTTCCTTTTGTGCGGCCATATCGGGTTGGAGTGCTGGGCGCCATATTCCTTACGGTGCTGACCTCCTCCATGGATGCGGCCGAGCCTCTTTTGATGAAAGTTCTCTTTGATTCGTTCGCGGTAAAACATCTCAACATGCTACTCGGGGCAGCCGGCGGTCTGATCGCGCTCGGAATGAGCCGGCAGGCGATCGGGGGATTGCTCAGCGTTATCATGTGGTACGTACACATGGGAGTCAATGTAAACATCCAGAAGGCAGTGGTCGAGCGCCTGTATTCGCTTCCGCTCTCTTTCTTCCGCAATGAAAATGCAGGCGGCATAATCACGAAAATGAATCAATCGATTGCCGGGTATCTTGCGGCTCTGTCTGAAATAACGACAAAAGTCCTGCCCAACATCCTTTATCTCCTCTTCTCTTTGATTTCCATGTGTGTTCTCGACTGGCGCCTGTTCCTGCTGGCTCTTGTCTTTGCGCCGCTTCCTTCCCTCATCGGCGTATGGGCTTCGACCGAACAGACGCAGAGAGAAAAAAAGCTGCTTGTCCGCTGGGCCCAGGTGTATTCCCGTTTCTACGAGGCATTGTCCGGCATCGCCGTCGTAAAAAGCTTCGCGAAGGAACATGAGGAGATGCTGAATTTTATAGGCAGAGTGAGAGATACGAACCGGATTGTCATGAAAGGCGTGATCAGGGATAATACGATCGGCTCGACCAACAACCTCATCGTCACCTTTAGCCGCGTGCTGGTGGCGGCTGTCGGCGGCTATATGGTGATCCAGGGGAAAACCACCGTCGGGACCGTTGTCGCGTTCATCAGCTACATGGGCGGCCTCTACGGCCCGGTCCAGGGGCTCACCGGCACGTATCAGATTCTGCGAAAGGCTTCGGTGTTCCTGAAGTCCATTTTCGGCATCCTGGACGCGCCCGACCCGCTCAAGGACGAACCGGATGCAATCGCAATCTCGAAAATTCGAGGCGAAATCCAGTTTTCAAACGTCTCGTTCAGCTATAACGGCACACAACCGGTGCTCAGCGACATCTCCTTTCACGTTCATCCCGGCGAGACTATCGGGCTCATCGGCCCGAGCGGCTCGGGCAAGACCACGATCATCTCGCTTCTCCAACGTTTTGAAAATCCGGTCTCGGGAGAGATTCTCGTTGACGGCATCAATGTCAAGAGTCTTCGCATCGGCTCCCTCCGTTCTCAAATCGGATTCGTTCTCCAGGACAATATCCTCTTCAACACAACGATCCGCGATAACATCGCCTACGGCCGGCCCGACGCATCCACGGAGGAGATAGAAAAGGTCGCCGTCGCCGCCAACGCTCATGACTTTATCATGAGCCTGCCGAAAGGTTATGACACATTGGTGGGTGAGGGAGGCAAATGCTTCTCGATGGGACAGCGCCAGCGCATCGCAATCGCGCGCGCGCTCCTGAAAGACCCGCCAATCATTATTCTCGACGAAGCCACATCGGCTCTCGACATCGAGTGCGAATCGCTCGTCCAGGAAGCGCTCAACCGGCTGATGCAGGGGCGCACGGTCATCGTTATCGCTCACCGGCTGCAAACGGTAGTCAACGCCAATCGCATCATGGTGCTGCGGGAAGGCCGTATCGTCGAAGCAGGCTCCCACAGCGAGCTCATAACTGCAGACAGCTATTATGCTTCACTGATCAAAAAACAAAACGGCGGCTGGCAGCAATCAGAAACGTCCCCGATACAATTGGACAAAATGCCGGTCACACAAATGCCGGTAGACATATCGGTTTGTAATTAG
- a CDS encoding NAD-dependent malic enzyme translates to MHRTPSPSYGILIRLEISNKPGKLGTVTSAIGKAGGDIGSIDIIGFGKDTIIRDVVVNVGDIPMGQTVVDEIKQLPGVKVLNVTDRTFRAHQGGKIEIRNKLPLKTREDLSMIYTPGVARVCTAIREDPNRVYDFSIKKNCVAIVTDGPAVLGLGDIGPEAALPVMEGKAMLFKEFGAVDAFPICLNTKNPDEIVSAVRWIAPAFGGINLEDISSPRCFEMEERLKKELDIPVFHDDQHGTAVVILAGLINALKLVDKRLEDIRIAVCGLGAAGIASIRLLLAAGVKHIVGSDRAGILYRGRKENMNPQKELLARQTNPEGLRGSISIAMKGADVFLGLSQPCTIGSAEVERMAKGAIVFAMANPDPEILPEDVGPNARIVATGRSDYPNQINNVLCFPGLFRGLLDCHAKEINNEMLFAAAHAIASVVAEEELTEDYIIPSVLNRQVPEKVARAVRDAAIRTGVARLEEHYLTFYRV, encoded by the coding sequence ATGCACAGGACGCCAAGCCCGAGCTATGGTATTCTCATTCGCCTCGAGATATCGAACAAGCCGGGCAAACTCGGAACGGTGACATCCGCCATCGGCAAAGCCGGCGGCGATATCGGCTCCATCGATATCATCGGCTTCGGCAAAGACACCATCATTCGCGATGTCGTTGTCAATGTGGGCGATATCCCGATGGGGCAGACCGTGGTCGATGAGATCAAGCAACTGCCGGGTGTCAAGGTTCTCAACGTGACCGACCGCACGTTCAGGGCGCATCAGGGCGGGAAAATCGAGATCAGAAACAAGCTCCCCCTCAAGACGCGCGAGGACCTCTCGATGATATACACGCCCGGAGTAGCAAGAGTCTGCACCGCCATCCGCGAAGACCCGAACCGAGTCTATGACTTCAGCATCAAAAAGAATTGCGTCGCCATTGTTACCGACGGACCGGCCGTGCTCGGGCTCGGTGATATCGGGCCGGAGGCGGCATTGCCGGTAATGGAAGGAAAGGCGATGCTGTTCAAGGAATTCGGAGCGGTCGACGCGTTTCCTATCTGCTTGAATACAAAAAATCCGGATGAAATCGTTTCCGCGGTTCGCTGGATAGCGCCCGCCTTCGGAGGCATCAATCTTGAAGACATCTCCTCCCCGCGGTGCTTCGAAATGGAGGAGCGCCTGAAGAAAGAACTCGATATCCCCGTGTTTCACGACGACCAGCACGGAACGGCCGTCGTGATATTGGCCGGCTTGATCAACGCCCTGAAACTCGTTGACAAACGCCTCGAAGATATCCGGATCGCCGTTTGCGGCCTCGGCGCCGCAGGAATCGCCTCGATCCGGCTGCTCCTGGCCGCGGGAGTGAAACACATAGTCGGGTCCGACCGAGCCGGCATCCTCTACCGCGGCCGAAAAGAAAACATGAATCCGCAGAAAGAACTGCTGGCCCGGCAAACGAATCCCGAAGGCCTTCGCGGTTCCATATCGATCGCAATGAAAGGCGCGGACGTCTTCCTCGGCCTTTCCCAGCCATGCACCATAGGTTCTGCGGAAGTCGAAAGGATGGCGAAGGGCGCAATCGTTTTCGCCATGGCAAATCCCGATCCCGAAATCCTGCCCGAGGACGTTGGACCGAACGCGCGCATCGTCGCCACGGGAAGATCGGATTATCCGAACCAGATCAACAACGTGCTCTGCTTTCCGGGCCTGTTCCGCGGCCTGCTCGACTGCCACGCGAAAGAGATCAATAATGAAATGCTTTTTGCGGCGGCTCATGCTATCGCCTCCGTTGTGGCGGAAGAGGAACTGACGGAAGATTACATCATCCCCAGCGTCCTGAACCGGCAGGTGCCGGAAAAAGTGGCGCGCGCCGTTCGCGACGCAGCTATCAGAACAGGCGTGGCCCGCCTCGAGGAGCACTATCTGACCTTCTATCGGGTATAA
- a CDS encoding nucleotidyl transferase, whose protein sequence is MVETKQYKLVCLDSGIERPYEIAPEGADIISRWLSLLNETEVDYAVGGAFAMHAHTGIWRDTKDFDVFVAPQDLKKVLNRLSQAYFNPDIRDTSWLAKVESTPYNFDIIFGFRNGLMKIDRQFLEHSVRVEVMGVQTRALEIEELIASKAYIARRYRFDGADIAHLIRESKGKLDWERLLRLMDGNRDVLFWHLIFFLIVYPGHSDFIPRDLLADLFNQLVERGQKITNPKLFQGTLLDPVSFGIDYLNFGYEGYYRAKPLVNHQGEVL, encoded by the coding sequence ATGGTGGAAACGAAACAGTACAAGCTGGTCTGCCTGGATTCAGGCATTGAACGACCCTACGAGATTGCGCCGGAGGGGGCCGACATCATCTCGCGGTGGCTGAGTCTGCTCAACGAGACGGAAGTCGATTATGCGGTGGGCGGCGCCTTCGCGATGCACGCACATACCGGCATCTGGAGAGATACAAAGGATTTCGACGTTTTTGTCGCCCCGCAGGATTTGAAGAAGGTGCTCAACAGGCTGAGTCAGGCCTATTTCAATCCCGATATCCGGGACACGTCCTGGCTGGCAAAGGTCGAATCCACTCCTTATAACTTCGATATCATATTCGGCTTTCGCAACGGCCTGATGAAGATCGATCGGCAATTCCTTGAACATTCCGTGCGCGTCGAGGTCATGGGAGTCCAAACCCGAGCGCTTGAAATCGAGGAGCTGATTGCCTCGAAAGCCTATATCGCCAGACGATACCGGTTCGACGGAGCCGATATCGCGCATCTGATCCGGGAATCAAAGGGCAAACTCGATTGGGAACGCTTGCTGCGCCTGATGGACGGGAATCGCGACGTCCTCTTCTGGCACTTGATATTCTTCCTGATCGTCTATCCGGGTCATTCGGATTTTATCCCGCGCGATCTGCTGGCCGACTTGTTCAACCAGCTTGTGGAGCGCGGCCAAAAAATCACGAACCCAAAGCTCTTTCAGGGAACCTTGCTCGATCCGGTCTCCTTCGGGATCGATTACCTGAATTTCGGGTACGAGGGCTATTACCGCGCAAAACCGCTGGTCAACCATCAGGGAGAAGTCCTGTGA
- a CDS encoding aspartate aminotransferase family protein, translated as MRSKKELSEMDRKYVLHPTSQLKQIQEKGPRIIVEGNGNRVKDIDGKEYIDAFSVLWNVVIGHGQKAVVDAVVEQMNKLEYFSSFFGFSNPPAIELAAKVISLIPKNWNMGHVTFTCGGSETNDTNMKIARLYWSLKGKEEKKKIISRNYAFHGVSLGSMYATGITFFHHGFGPVPPDFIYIMPPYCYRCELGLTYPECNTACADQLEEAILREGPDTVAAFIGEPVMGTGGVICPPNEYWPKMRAICDKYDVLFIADEVITGFGRTGKMFGCMNWDLRPDLISIAKGISSGYFPLGAAVVNNEIFNTLVNELPEYLPFLHGYTYQNHPAGCAAGLANIKIIEDQKLVQNGAEMGEYLQARLKGLYDHKSVGDIRVKGLMAAVEIVKDKETKEQIGELPMESTHRLEELTWEKGVFARAMFETIAVAPPLTITKKDIDMIVDAIDSSIPQMEKEML; from the coding sequence ATGAGATCGAAAAAAGAATTGAGCGAAATGGACCGCAAGTATGTGTTGCATCCCACCAGCCAACTCAAGCAGATCCAGGAGAAGGGCCCTCGAATTATTGTTGAGGGCAACGGCAATCGCGTCAAGGATATAGACGGGAAAGAATATATCGACGCATTCTCCGTGCTGTGGAACGTCGTAATCGGGCATGGGCAGAAGGCTGTCGTTGATGCCGTGGTGGAGCAGATGAACAAGCTCGAATACTTTTCGAGTTTCTTCGGCTTCTCGAATCCGCCGGCCATCGAGCTTGCCGCCAAAGTGATCAGCCTCATCCCGAAGAATTGGAACATGGGCCATGTCACGTTCACGTGCGGCGGCTCTGAGACGAACGACACAAACATGAAAATCGCGCGCCTGTACTGGTCGCTGAAGGGAAAGGAAGAGAAGAAGAAAATCATCTCGCGCAATTATGCGTTTCATGGGGTCAGCCTCGGCTCGATGTACGCGACGGGCATCACGTTCTTCCACCATGGGTTTGGTCCCGTTCCTCCTGACTTCATCTATATCATGCCGCCGTACTGCTACCGCTGCGAGCTGGGCCTTACATACCCGGAATGTAATACCGCATGCGCCGATCAGCTCGAAGAGGCCATTCTGAGAGAAGGGCCGGATACCGTTGCGGCCTTTATCGGCGAGCCGGTCATGGGGACGGGCGGTGTGATCTGTCCTCCGAACGAATACTGGCCGAAAATGAGGGCGATCTGTGATAAGTACGATGTATTGTTTATCGCTGACGAGGTGATCACCGGTTTCGGGCGAACGGGGAAAATGTTTGGGTGCATGAACTGGGATTTGCGGCCGGACCTCATTTCCATAGCCAAGGGAATCAGCAGCGGCTACTTCCCGCTTGGAGCAGCCGTCGTGAACAACGAAATCTTCAATACGCTCGTGAACGAGCTTCCGGAATACCTGCCGTTCCTGCACGGGTATACCTATCAGAACCATCCTGCGGGCTGCGCGGCCGGCCTGGCAAATATAAAGATTATCGAAGACCAGAAACTTGTCCAGAACGGCGCCGAGATGGGCGAATATCTGCAAGCACGCCTCAAGGGATTGTACGATCACAAGTCGGTCGGCGATATCCGCGTGAAGGGATTGATGGCGGCGGTCGAGATTGTAAAGGATAAAGAAACGAAAGAGCAGATAGGCGAGCTTCCCATGGAGAGCACGCATCGGCTGGAAGAACTGACCTGGGAGAAAGGCGTTTTCGCAAGAGCGATGTTCGAGACCATCGCGGTTGCCCCGCCGCTCACCATAACAAAGAAGGATATAGACATGATCGTAGATGCAATCGATTCCTCAATACCCCAGATGGAAAAAGAGATGCTCTAG
- a CDS encoding serine/threonine protein kinase, whose amino-acid sequence MPMEEKVGNFEIVSPIASGGMGRVYLAKHSLNGGFIAIKVLPDHFLNDRKRSRYLEREVKIAKQLNHPNVIKIYGLHVQNGVGYLLMEYMDGGNLRQFMKAQTLDLCDVIDISLKICAGLHYIHHHRFGQGRFHSIIHMDIKPENILLSKNGALKVADFGLSVAEDFFSLLGPRSRAGTPLYMSPEQIRGRTLDIRTDIYSLGLVIYELITGQLPYKAQDRKQYMKMVISKSVKPAPPSYTNKKVPRQLDEVTMKALEKEPAKRYQTVTEMMLDLQRVPLVLKRAYEQLQPAADDIPASADAGTSDLEEDSLALYVRADLPKQRESIDSKKVPPQKAGGRA is encoded by the coding sequence ATGCCAATGGAAGAAAAGGTTGGGAATTTTGAAATAGTTTCTCCCATAGCATCTGGCGGAATGGGAAGAGTATATCTGGCGAAGCACAGCCTGAACGGCGGCTTTATAGCCATCAAGGTGCTGCCCGACCATTTCCTCAATGACCGCAAGCGGTCGCGCTATCTCGAGCGCGAAGTAAAAATAGCGAAACAACTAAACCATCCAAATGTCATCAAGATTTACGGGCTTCACGTGCAAAACGGGGTCGGCTATCTTCTCATGGAATACATGGACGGCGGAAATCTGCGGCAGTTTATGAAGGCGCAGACCCTCGACCTGTGCGATGTCATAGATATCAGCCTCAAGATATGCGCCGGCCTCCATTACATTCACCATCATCGGTTCGGCCAAGGTCGCTTCCACAGCATCATCCACATGGATATCAAGCCGGAGAATATCCTGCTGTCGAAAAACGGGGCGCTCAAGGTTGCCGATTTCGGATTGAGCGTCGCCGAGGATTTCTTCTCGTTGCTCGGTCCGCGCTCGCGGGCCGGAACTCCGCTGTACATGTCGCCGGAACAAATCCGCGGCAGAACCCTCGATATCCGCACCGATATCTATTCGCTCGGACTGGTTATCTATGAACTGATTACGGGGCAATTGCCGTACAAGGCTCAGGACAGGAAGCAGTACATGAAGATGGTCATCAGCAAGAGCGTCAAGCCGGCGCCCCCGTCATACACCAACAAGAAGGTCCCGCGCCAACTCGATGAGGTGACGATGAAGGCGCTGGAGAAAGAACCGGCCAAGCGATACCAGACGGTAACTGAAATGATGCTCGATCTGCAGCGGGTCCCGCTCGTTTTGAAACGCGCCTACGAGCAACTGCAACCGGCCGCCGACGATATTCCCGCCAGCGCAGATGCCGGCACATCTGACCTCGAAGAAGACTCTTTAGCCCTTTATGTGCGGGCCGACCTGCCGAAACAGCGGGAAAGTATCGATTCGAAAAAGGTTCCTCCGCAAAAAGCGGGTGGGCGCGCCTAA
- a CDS encoding metallophosphoesterase has protein sequence MKIAAVADVHCTVNSRGHIRELLRDVEEADVLVLAGDLTDVGKIEEMEVLMDELSHFSLPIIAVPGNHDHEADQTDLLVAMMEWSGIHVLDGASFNIDGIEFIGTKGFCGGFGHLLVQPFGEPALKAFINATIEEVLRFERLLRNVKADHKVAVMHYAPIKETLSGEEPELFPFLGTSLFADVLDAHKVDVVFHGHAHNGSPTGFTKHKIPVYNVSRFVLARSGRTPPYFVFTL, from the coding sequence GTGAAGATCGCCGCCGTCGCCGATGTCCACTGCACCGTCAACTCGCGAGGCCATATCCGCGAACTCCTGCGCGATGTCGAGGAGGCGGACGTCCTCGTGCTTGCGGGAGACCTCACCGACGTCGGCAAGATCGAGGAGATGGAAGTGCTGATGGATGAATTGAGCCATTTCTCGCTGCCGATCATCGCAGTCCCTGGCAATCACGACCACGAGGCCGACCAGACCGATCTCCTCGTCGCGATGATGGAATGGAGCGGCATACATGTGCTCGATGGCGCCTCCTTTAACATCGATGGCATCGAGTTCATTGGAACCAAGGGATTCTGCGGTGGGTTTGGACATCTGCTCGTGCAGCCGTTTGGCGAGCCGGCTCTGAAGGCTTTTATCAACGCCACCATAGAAGAGGTGTTGCGATTCGAAAGGTTATTGAGAAATGTAAAAGCGGACCATAAAGTGGCGGTAATGCACTACGCCCCGATCAAGGAAACCCTCTCCGGCGAAGAGCCCGAATTGTTCCCCTTCCTGGGAACCTCCCTTTTCGCCGATGTCCTCGATGCCCATAAGGTGGATGTCGTCTTCCACGGACACGCCCATAACGGCTCGCCCACCGGATTCACAAAACACAAGATACCCGTCTATAACGTCTCGCGCTTCGTCCTCGCCCGCAGTGGCCGCACCCCACCCTATTTCGTGTTTACGCTGTAG
- a CDS encoding aryldialkylphosphatase, translating to MSGPKGRIQTVLGLIEPSKLGFTQTHEHLLVNLIPPGIREGMEGEPITLENIGFLRRNWLSNVYNLYLDDEKVAIEELKRYKNSGGGAIAELTVIGIDRNPEALVRISKATGVHVVMGTGYYTAACHPAEIEDLPPEQIADILVSEFREGAGDTKIKPGIIGEIGLDWPLHPKEEKALRAATLAQIDTGASLNIHPGRAPEAPFDAIGIVKETGGDPERVVMSHLDRTLFGLDEVLRLAETGCYLEYDLFGQESSYYPISDIDMPNDATRIDYIMGLIERGYRDKILVSEDICHKTQLARYGGDGYNHILDNVLPIMRRKGMTEQDIEAVTVKNPARMLAFV from the coding sequence ATGAGCGGACCAAAAGGGAGAATACAGACAGTCCTCGGATTGATCGAGCCGTCGAAACTGGGCTTCACGCAAACGCACGAGCATCTGCTGGTGAACCTGATCCCGCCGGGAATACGCGAGGGAATGGAAGGGGAGCCGATCACGCTCGAGAACATCGGCTTTTTGCGGCGGAACTGGCTTTCGAATGTTTACAATTTATATTTGGATGATGAGAAAGTGGCCATCGAGGAATTGAAGAGATACAAGAATTCCGGCGGCGGCGCAATTGCCGAGCTGACCGTTATCGGCATCGATCGCAATCCGGAAGCGCTGGTGCGGATATCAAAGGCTACGGGCGTGCACGTCGTCATGGGAACCGGCTACTACACTGCCGCCTGTCACCCCGCGGAAATAGAAGACCTCCCGCCCGAACAGATCGCGGATATTCTTGTTTCCGAATTCCGAGAGGGCGCAGGCGACACCAAAATCAAACCCGGCATTATCGGCGAGATCGGACTCGATTGGCCGCTGCACCCGAAAGAAGAGAAGGCTCTGCGCGCGGCCACTCTGGCTCAGATCGATACCGGCGCTTCACTTAATATCCATCCCGGCCGCGCTCCCGAGGCCCCATTTGATGCCATCGGCATCGTGAAGGAAACCGGCGGAGACCCCGAGCGCGTCGTCATGAGCCATCTCGACCGGACGCTGTTTGGCCTCGACGAAGTCCTCAGGCTGGCCGAAACCGGCTGTTACCTCGAATATGACCTCTTCGGACAGGAATCGAGCTATTACCCGATTTCCGACATCGACATGCCGAATGACGCCACCCGCATCGATTACATCATGGGGCTGATCGAGCGCGGTTATCGCGACAAGATTCTCGTCTCAGAGGATATCTGTCACAAGACCCAGCTTGCGCGGTATGGCGGCGACGGCTACAACCATATCCTCGACAACGTGCTCCCGATCATGCGCCGAAAAGGCATGACCGAACAGGATATCGAGGCGGTAACCGTCAAAAATCCGGCTCGGATGCTGGCGTTTGTGTGA
- a CDS encoding oxaloacetate decarboxylase produces the protein MMSSDRRVHQMIAQGEIFLAAGVYDALSAKLAERAGFHAVVVTGYGVSASTLGEPDFGLMTQTELIDAARRICNAVSIPVSVDGDTGYGGALNVFRLVEALKEMGARGVLLEDQVWPKRCGHMRGKDVIPAGEHEQKIRAAVEARGDYALMITARTDALATHGLDEAIRRANLYKQAGADLIFVEAPRTVEDLREIARQVPPPLVINCIEGGQTPLLPLEQLKELGFIAVGYVLSGLYAAAKALSDVYACLLEHGTSQPMRDRMMDFNEFAEVIGLSEKYALDERFRG, from the coding sequence ATGATGAGCAGCGACAGGAGAGTGCATCAAATGATAGCGCAGGGGGAAATATTCCTGGCGGCAGGAGTGTATGACGCCCTATCGGCGAAACTTGCCGAGCGTGCCGGCTTTCACGCCGTTGTCGTGACGGGATACGGGGTGTCGGCGTCAACGCTGGGGGAGCCCGATTTCGGGCTGATGACGCAGACCGAGCTCATTGATGCCGCCCGCAGAATCTGCAATGCCGTGAGTATTCCTGTGTCGGTGGATGGCGACACGGGATACGGCGGCGCACTGAACGTTTTTCGGCTGGTGGAAGCGCTCAAGGAGATGGGGGCGCGCGGGGTGCTGCTGGAGGATCAGGTGTGGCCGAAGCGATGCGGGCACATGAGGGGAAAGGACGTCATTCCGGCGGGGGAGCACGAGCAGAAGATTCGGGCCGCGGTCGAGGCGCGCGGCGACTACGCCTTGATGATAACTGCGCGAACAGACGCGTTGGCTACGCACGGGCTTGATGAGGCGATTCGCAGAGCGAATTTGTACAAGCAAGCCGGAGCCGATTTGATTTTTGTAGAGGCGCCGAGGACCGTAGAGGACCTTCGCGAGATCGCGCGCCAGGTGCCGCCCCCGCTGGTGATCAATTGTATCGAGGGCGGGCAGACGCCCCTGTTGCCGCTGGAGCAACTGAAGGAACTCGGCTTTATTGCAGTGGGTTATGTGCTCTCTGGCCTGTACGCCGCGGCGAAGGCATTGAGCGATGTGTACGCGTGCCTGCTCGAGCATGGAACATCGCAACCGATGCGAGACCGCATGATGGACTTCAATGAATTCGCCGAAGTGATCGGCCTGAGCGAAAAGTATGCTTTGGATGAGCGGTTTCGAGGATAG
- a CDS encoding carbohydrate kinase family protein: MAVDVVGVGLAVVDLKATVTSIPKSEETVLVLDFHKHHGGPVANALVTLQRLGLKTSYMGKLGNDEYGNFIADGMKTEGIDTGSLCLADGESTPFSMVLVDASTKARSIAFNPGCALTVSEEHIDPGTIKSARLLHADLFTPAVRAACEIAREAGIPISVDADGLYPGLEELLELATIFMPAREIGCELVGEEDPCAAAEKLLKKYNLDLVVVTRGKKGSVTVTADETVEAPAFQVEAADTTGAGGVFQGAYLYGYLQGWPHRRAAQFANAAAAIMVSGMNGWGDIPTLGKVEKFLKEHSL; the protein is encoded by the coding sequence ATGGCGGTCGATGTTGTTGGCGTGGGGCTTGCCGTAGTCGATCTGAAGGCGACGGTCACCAGCATTCCAAAAAGTGAGGAGACTGTGCTGGTGCTCGATTTTCATAAACATCATGGGGGGCCGGTCGCGAACGCGCTTGTGACGCTGCAGCGGCTCGGACTGAAGACGAGTTACATGGGCAAACTCGGGAATGATGAATACGGGAATTTTATCGCTGACGGAATGAAAACCGAGGGAATCGATACCGGCTCGCTTTGCCTTGCCGACGGCGAGAGCACGCCTTTTTCGATGGTGCTCGTTGACGCCTCAACGAAAGCGCGCTCGATCGCTTTCAATCCCGGCTGCGCGCTGACCGTATCGGAAGAACATATCGATCCGGGAACAATAAAATCCGCTCGCCTGCTTCATGCGGATTTGTTCACTCCAGCGGTTCGCGCCGCGTGCGAAATTGCGCGAGAGGCCGGCATTCCAATCTCAGTCGATGCAGATGGACTGTACCCGGGGCTGGAGGAGTTGCTTGAGCTCGCGACCATCTTCATGCCGGCGCGCGAGATCGGCTGTGAATTGGTCGGCGAGGAGGACCCGTGCGCAGCAGCGGAGAAGTTATTGAAGAAATACAACCTCGATCTGGTCGTGGTGACCCGCGGGAAAAAGGGGAGCGTTACGGTCACGGCCGACGAGACGGTGGAGGCGCCGGCTTTTCAGGTTGAAGCGGCGGACACGACAGGCGCGGGTGGCGTCTTCCAGGGGGCGTATCTTTACGGCTATTTGCAGGGATGGCCGCATCGGCGGGCGGCGCAATTCGCCAACGCGGCGGCCGCGATAATGGTCTCCGGCATGAACGGCTGGGGCGATATCCCGACTTTAGGGAAGGTCGAAAAGTTCCTTAAGGAACATTCTTTATAG
- a CDS encoding DUF3795 domain-containing protein, translating to MAVNPDLLAPCGLYCGVCGVYIAHRDDNDKFKERLATVYGVTPAEVRCKGCLSNDPFGYCRMCPIKNCSTKKGYQGCHQCSDFPCELIENFPLPVGKRVINRAIPQWREMGTEKWVAAEEARYVCPHCGASLFRGAKRCRECKEAVDMD from the coding sequence ATGGCGGTGAATCCGGATTTGCTCGCTCCCTGCGGGCTGTACTGCGGCGTGTGCGGAGTCTACATCGCGCACCGGGATGATAACGACAAATTCAAGGAGCGGCTGGCGACCGTCTACGGCGTGACACCGGCGGAAGTCCGCTGCAAAGGATGTCTTTCAAACGATCCGTTCGGATACTGCCGCATGTGCCCGATCAAGAACTGCTCTACGAAAAAAGGCTATCAGGGCTGCCACCAGTGCTCGGATTTTCCCTGCGAATTGATCGAGAATTTTCCGCTGCCTGTCGGCAAGCGCGTCATCAACCGCGCGATACCGCAATGGCGCGAGATGGGGACGGAAAAGTGGGTCGCCGCCGAAGAGGCGCGCTATGTTTGCCCCCATTGCGGCGCCAGTCTCTTCCGCGGCGCCAAACGCTGCCGCGAGTGTAAAGAAGCCGTGGACATGGATTGA